GCCTTAACGATTTTATCAGGACAGAGTGCGGAAGAATTTCATCGCTGCATTAATGATAACGATACGTTGGCCTTGGTGCGCTTGCCCGGTGTCGGTAAAAAAACAGCAGAACGCCTGGTTGTTGAAATGCGTGATAAATTACCGGATTTAAGCGACTCAGCGATAGTTAATACTGATAAAGCCGGTATGACTCAATCAGTAATCGGCAATCCAAAACAGGAAGCAGTGAGTGCTCTGTGTTCCTTGGGCTATAAGCCTCTTGATGCAAGTAAAATGGTGCAAAACATTAGCATTGAAGGTAAAAGCTGTGAAGATATTATCAGGCTGGCACTGCAAGGTGCGCTGAGATGATTGAAAGTGATCGACTGATAACGGCTCGCGGCAATACTGATGAAGAACGGCAAGATCGCGCCATTCGCCCCAAGC
Above is a window of Methylobacter sp. S3L5C DNA encoding:
- the ruvA gene encoding Holliday junction branch migration protein RuvA encodes the protein MIGFLRGILVHKAPPFLVLDVQGVGYEVEAPMTTFYDLPAINEEIKLHTHLVVREDAHILFGFSNEADRTLFRTLIKVNGVGPKLALTILSGQSAEEFHRCINDNDTLALVRLPGVGKKTAERLVVEMRDKLPDLSDSAIVNTDKAGMTQSVIGNPKQEAVSALCSLGYKPLDASKMVQNISIEGKSCEDIIRLALQGALR